A genome region from Longimicrobium sp. includes the following:
- a CDS encoding GNAT family N-acetyltransferase, whose translation MSDLHTTETAFLDDELQMRPLLGDPPLGFDCGSAEQNAFLYERAWNDARCGITVTHLLYVKGILAAYVTVMADRIKLGSRERPRGVVYGFAPAVKIAQLGVDRRFAGCGLGKLLVAYAVQMAVMFRRRIGCRYVTLDARTEELIRWYEAQGFVRNKEEQKLRIGDAERRGRLPDGLGVSLRFDLRERAEL comes from the coding sequence ATGTCGGATTTGCACACGACCGAGACGGCGTTTCTGGATGATGAGCTTCAGATGCGCCCGCTGCTGGGCGACCCGCCCCTGGGCTTCGACTGCGGCTCGGCCGAGCAGAACGCGTTCCTGTATGAGCGCGCGTGGAACGACGCCCGCTGTGGCATCACGGTGACGCACCTGCTGTACGTCAAAGGCATTCTGGCGGCGTACGTTACCGTGATGGCCGACCGCATTAAGCTGGGCTCGCGTGAGCGGCCCCGGGGCGTTGTCTACGGGTTTGCTCCCGCGGTAAAGATCGCGCAACTCGGCGTCGACCGGCGATTCGCGGGCTGCGGCCTTGGCAAGCTGCTCGTTGCCTACGCGGTACAGATGGCCGTGATGTTTCGCCGCCGGATCGGCTGCCGGTACGTGACCCTGGATGCCCGGACGGAAGAGCTGATCCGGTGGTACGAAGCCCAGGGTTTCGTGCGGAACAAGGAAGAGCAGAAGCTTCGGATCGGGGATGCTGAACGCCGCGGCCGCTTGCCGGACGGGCTTGGGGTGAGCCTGCGGTTCGATCTGCGCGAGAGGGCAGAGTTATGA
- a CDS encoding homospermidine biosynthesis protein translates to MSRSKFLSGRRIEPTKIVPGLSVTDLVDGTFQAYNAARLREGCHLLTKKMLEDDVTVGVTMTGALTPAGLGMSAVIPLIEAGFIDWIISTGANLYHDTHFGIGLELRQGSPQISDTVLREEEVVRIYDIFFDYSVLLDTDAFFRKIITADEFQRPMSSAEFHYLCGKYISAREQELGIGRKSLLAAAYEHAVPIYTSSPGDSSIGMNVAAKALQGNKLMFDVNADVNETAAIVLDAKRSGGKSAIWILGGGSPKNFALQTEPQIQEVMGIDERGHDYFLQITDARPDTGGLSGATPAEAVSWGKIDPDRLPDAVVCYLDSTVALPILAAYALDQHAPRTPKRLFDRRDEMMARITAEYEKSERNESSQETAREHAVHEGSMLERDR, encoded by the coding sequence ATGTCACGATCGAAGTTCCTCTCGGGCCGGCGGATCGAGCCCACCAAGATCGTTCCCGGGCTCTCGGTCACCGACCTGGTGGACGGGACGTTCCAGGCGTACAACGCGGCCCGGCTCCGCGAAGGGTGCCATCTTCTCACGAAGAAGATGCTGGAGGACGACGTCACCGTCGGCGTAACGATGACGGGCGCGCTCACCCCGGCCGGCCTGGGGATGAGTGCGGTGATCCCGCTGATCGAGGCCGGGTTCATCGACTGGATCATCAGCACCGGTGCCAACCTGTACCACGACACGCACTTCGGCATCGGGCTGGAGCTGCGCCAGGGCTCGCCGCAGATCAGTGACACCGTGCTGCGCGAGGAGGAAGTCGTTCGCATCTACGACATCTTCTTCGATTACTCCGTGCTGCTGGATACCGACGCCTTCTTCCGCAAGATCATTACGGCCGACGAGTTCCAGCGTCCCATGTCCAGCGCCGAGTTCCACTACCTGTGCGGCAAGTACATCTCGGCGCGCGAGCAGGAGCTGGGCATCGGCCGCAAGTCGCTGCTGGCCGCGGCGTACGAGCACGCGGTGCCCATCTACACTTCATCGCCGGGCGACTCGTCCATCGGGATGAACGTGGCGGCCAAGGCGCTGCAGGGAAACAAGCTGATGTTCGACGTCAACGCCGACGTCAATGAGACGGCGGCGATCGTGCTCGATGCGAAGCGCAGCGGCGGCAAGTCGGCCATCTGGATCCTGGGGGGCGGCTCGCCCAAGAACTTCGCGCTGCAGACGGAGCCGCAGATCCAGGAGGTGATGGGCATCGACGAGCGCGGCCACGACTACTTCCTGCAGATCACCGACGCGCGCCCCGACACCGGCGGCCTTTCCGGCGCCACCCCCGCCGAGGCGGTCAGCTGGGGCAAGATCGACCCGGACCGGCTGCCGGACGCGGTGGTGTGCTACCTGGATTCCACGGTGGCGCTGCCCATCCTGGCGGCGTACGCGCTGGACCAGCACGCGCCGCGCACCCCCAAGCGCCTGTTCGACCGTCGCGACGAGATGATGGCGCGCATCACCGCCGAGTACGAAAAGTCCGAGCGCAACGAGAGCAGCCAGGAAACCGCCCGCGAGCACGCCGTGCACGAGGGCAGCATGCTGGAGCGCGACCGCTGA